Below is a genomic region from Deinococcus koreensis.
GACGCTGTTCGCCACGCCCGACCTGGGGCGCGGCAAGGCGCAGGTCGCGGCCGCGCGGGCCCAGGCCATCAATCCCTACGTCCAGGTGGAGCTGGCGCCGGCGCTGGACGCTGGCAACGCCGGGCGGCTCATCGGGGCGGCCGATCTGGTGATTGACGCCACCGACAATTTCCTGGCCCGCTACGCCATCGCGGACGCCTGCACGCGTGCGGGCCGGGAGTGGATCTGGGGAGCGGCGGCCGGAACGAGCGGCATGGTCAGCGTGTTCGGGCCTCAGCTGGGGCTGCGCGACGTGTTCCCGGAACCGGCAGACGCCGAATCCTGCGCCGAGGCGGGCGTCCTGGGGCCGCTACCGAACATCGTCGGCGGCATGATGGCCCTCGAGGCGCTCAAGGTGCTGGGCGGCCTGGGCGACGCGCTGCGGGGGCGACTGTGGACGCTGGACGCGCTGTCGGGCCGGGTTCGGGTGCTGCAATTGCGTCCCCCGATACCAAGTGTGCCTTAATGATTTCTTAATTTTACACATAATTTTTTTGGCCGTGCAGGACAGCGCCGCGCCGATTTGACAGCGTTTTTGTCCTTACGGTAACAGCAGAATTGACCCGCCAATGCCGACCCAGCGCAGGCCCACGGGCTTGACGGCAATGAACTGTGTGTTAAGGTTCAATTGAGCCGCACCTCAGCTCAAATCTATGCCTGGAGGTTCACACATGGCCAAAGCCAGTAAACCCGCAGCCAGTAAACCCGCCGCGAAGAAGCCCGCCGCCAAGGCCGCCCCGAAGAAGGGCGCCGCCAGCAGCAGCAAGATCGCCAAGACGCAGATCATCGACATGGTGGCGGACAAGACCAGCCTGAACAAGAAACAGGCCGGCGACGCCGTGGCGACGATGCTCGACGCGATCGTGGGCGCGCTCCGGGGCGGCCAGAGTGTGGGCCTCCCCGGCCTGGGCACCCTGAGCGTGGCGCAGACCGCCGCGCGCACGGGCGTCCGCCCGGGCACCAGCCAGAAGATCACCATTCCCGCCGGCAAGAAGGTTCGTTTCAAGGTCGCCAGCACCCTGAAAGGCACGCTCTAAGCCAGCCGTTTTCCTGGCCGGGTCATCCCAGATGGGGTGGCCCGGCCAGTCTGTGTCTGCCTGTGGACGACAGGGACAGCCGGCGACCTCCGAGACCGCCTCTCCCGAACAGCCAGGGCCACGGGCCTCTAAGGCTGGCCTCCGACGACTCCGATTCGTACCGTGGGTAAGGTCGGCCTCGCTTTCCATCGGCCCGCCCCGCCCGCCCCTTGCCCCGGACTTAACTCGGCTCCGTATGCAGCGCAGGACACGGCCTTTGAGGCGGGTGCGTACCGCCACCATCCGGGCCCGGGCCGGGCGTTTACAGAGTCTTTATCTTCCAGGCTGGTCGGCCCCGCAGGGGTTCGGAAGCGGCGCGGGTGGGGTTCCCAGGTTTGCCGTGCTGGTGGGCGAAAACGCGAGGCCCTGCCAGGTGTGGAAACGGCGCGACAGCAGACAAATCGGGCCCCCCGCCAGAGATTTTGTGATCCCCCCTACCCGGACTCCGTGAGGGGGCGGGTACGGTGAACCGCATGAAGACCATCCTGAGCCTGACGCTGGCCGCCCTGGTGAGCAGCGCCGCCGCCAAACCGATCGTGGTGGGCAGCAAACTCGACCCGGAAGCCCAGATCCTGGGGCAGATGATCCTGCTGACCCTGAAAAACGCCGGCCTGGAGGTCACCGACAAGACCAACCTGGGCGACACGGGCGTGAACCGCAAGGCCATCCTGGCCGGCGAGATCGACGTGTATCCCGAGTACACCGGCAACGCGGTCTACCTGTTTCCCCAGGCCAAGATCGGCCCCAAGCAGGCCGGCAACCCCGGCACCATCTACGGCCTGGCGCGGCAGCTGGACGCCAAGAACGGCATCACGTGGCTGAGGCCCGCCAACGTCAACAACACCTGGGTGATCGCCGTGCCGCAGGCGCTGGCCACGAGCGCCAAGCTGAGCACCGTGGCGGATCTGGCGAAGTACCTCAAGGGCGGCGGCAAGTTCAAGATCGCCGGCAGCCCGGAGTTCTTCAACCGGCCCGACACCATGCCGGCCTTCGAGGCCGCCTACGGCTTCAAGCTCTCGGCCGAGCAGAAGCTCTCGCTGGCCGGGGCGACGCCGCCGCAGACCCAGCAGGCCGCCGCCAGCGGCACCAACGGCGTGAACGCGGCGATGGCCTACGGCACCGACGGCACCCTGAGCGCGCTGAAGCTGGTCGCGCTGAAAGATCCCAAGGGCGCCCAGGCGGTGTACCAGCCCGCGCCGATCATCCGCACCGAGACCCTGAAGGCCAACCCGCAGATCACGGCACTGCTGAACAAGACCTTCGCGGGCCTGAGCGCCACGGTCATGCAGGGCCTGAATGCCCAGGTGGCGCTGGAGGGCCGCACGGCCCAGGACGTGGCCAGCACCTACCTGAAGTCCAAGGGCCTGATCAAGTGAACCTCCCGGCCACCTGCGCTCCGGCCACCTTTCCCCTCTGGGACAAGGACTGAGCGTGCGGGAGCCGGGATCACGGGGGGCGGGGGCCGGTCTGGCTGCCGCCCCTCCCCTTTCGGGGGGCCGGGCGGGCAGCGGCGCCGCTGCGCGGGGCGACGTCCAGGCGGTGCTGTGGCTCTCGGCGCTGCCCATGCTGACGGGCGCGCTGCTGCCCTGGGTGCTGCTGCGCCCCAACCGTCTGGCGCCCGGCGACTTCCTGCGGCTGCCCGCTCCCTGGATCGCCCTGGCCCTGCTGCTGGCCGTAGCGCCGGCCCTGAGTGCCCGGCTGCGGCGAGACTGGGTGTGGCTGCCGGCGTGCGCCGCTCTGCTGCTGGGGCTATGGCTGCTGGGCGAGCGCACGCAGGCGGCCCTGGTCGAGCAGGCGCCCTTCGCGCGGGCGAGCGCGGCCGGCGGGCTGTGGCTGTACCTGCTGGGGGCCGGGGGCGCGGTGTTCGGCGCGCGTCAGGCGGCTGGCGGGCCGCTGACCCGGACTCTGGCCTGGATCTGGCTGCCCGGCGCGGCGGCGCTGCTGCTGAGCGGGCACCTGTCGGCCTGGTCCGTGCTGGTCGAGGGCCGCAACGAGGGCGGGCGCTGGGTGCAGGAACTGGGCCAGCACCTGCGGCTGGTGGGCAGCGCCCTGGGGCTGGCCACGTTGATCGGGGTGCCGCTGGCGGTCTGGGCCTCGGGCCGCGAGCGCGTGGCGCTCACCGTGCTGGGGCTGGCCAACGGGGTTCAGACCATTCCCAGTCTGGCGCTGCTCGGCCTGCTGATCGCGCCGCTCTCGGCCCTGGCCACCGCCCTGCCGGCGCTGCGGCAACTGGGGATCAGCGGCATCGGGATCGCGCCGGCCCTCAGCGCCATGACCCTGTACGCGCTGCTGCCCGTGGTTCGCAACGGCATCGTGGCGCTGCGGGGCGTGCCGGCCGGCGCGGTGGATGCGGCGCGCGGCATGGGCATGACCGCCTCCCAGCGCTTCTGGCGGGTGCAGCTTCCGCTGGCGCTGCCGGTCTGGCTGGCCGGCATCCGGCAGGCGGCCGTGCTGCTGGTGGGTGTGGCCGCCGTGGCCGCCCTGATCGGGGCGGGGGGGCTGGGCACCTACATCTTCAAGGGCCTGCAGAGCGCCGCCGCCGACCTGATCCTGCTGGGCGCCGTGCCGGCCGCCGCGCTGGCCCTGCTGGTCGACGCGGCGCTGCGCGGCCTGGAACTGCTGCTGGGCCGGCGGCTGGGGAGGGTGTCGTGACCCCACGGCGTCGCCGGACGAGAGCCTCCCCGCTCCCACCTCCACCTCGTCCCCCGGCCCACCCCCTGGAGCGCCGCCCATGATCGAACTGCAGGAACTCGAAAAACGGTACGCCGACAGCTACGCCGTCCACACCCTCAGCCTGACCTTCCCCGAGGGACAGCTCACCGCGCTGCTGGGGCCGTCGGGCTGCGGCAAGACGACCACCCTGCGGATGATCAACCGCCTGACCGAGCCCACCGGGGGCCGCGTGCTGCTGGGCGGTCAGGACACCCGCGAGCTGCGCCCCGAGACGCTGCGGCGCGGGATCGGCTACGTGATCCAGCAGATCGGCCTGTTCCCGCACCTGAACGTCGCGCAGAACGTCGCCACGGTGCCCGACCTGCTGGGCCGGAGCCGACAGGACACCGCCCGCCGGGTGGACGAGCTGCTGGAGCTGGTGGGC
It encodes:
- a CDS encoding HesA/MoeB/ThiF family protein, which encodes MTPATADPASAQPPVPELSRSELRRYSRPLLVPEWLDAGAQERLKGAAVLVVGAGGLGGPVIAQLAGAGVGRLTIADGDRVELSNLHRQTLFATPDLGRGKAQVAAARAQAINPYVQVELAPALDAGNAGRLIGAADLVIDATDNFLARYAIADACTRAGREWIWGAAAGTSGMVSVFGPQLGLRDVFPEPADAESCAEAGVLGPLPNIVGGMMALEALKVLGGLGDALRGRLWTLDALSGRVRVLQLRPPIPSVP
- a CDS encoding HU family DNA-binding protein encodes the protein MAKASKPAASKPAAKKPAAKAAPKKGAASSSKIAKTQIIDMVADKTSLNKKQAGDAVATMLDAIVGALRGGQSVGLPGLGTLSVAQTAARTGVRPGTSQKITIPAGKKVRFKVASTLKGTL
- a CDS encoding glycine betaine ABC transporter substrate-binding protein; protein product: MKTILSLTLAALVSSAAAKPIVVGSKLDPEAQILGQMILLTLKNAGLEVTDKTNLGDTGVNRKAILAGEIDVYPEYTGNAVYLFPQAKIGPKQAGNPGTIYGLARQLDAKNGITWLRPANVNNTWVIAVPQALATSAKLSTVADLAKYLKGGGKFKIAGSPEFFNRPDTMPAFEAAYGFKLSAEQKLSLAGATPPQTQQAAASGTNGVNAAMAYGTDGTLSALKLVALKDPKGAQAVYQPAPIIRTETLKANPQITALLNKTFAGLSATVMQGLNAQVALEGRTAQDVASTYLKSKGLIK
- a CDS encoding ABC transporter permease, whose protein sequence is MLTGALLPWVLLRPNRLAPGDFLRLPAPWIALALLLAVAPALSARLRRDWVWLPACAALLLGLWLLGERTQAALVEQAPFARASAAGGLWLYLLGAGGAVFGARQAAGGPLTRTLAWIWLPGAAALLLSGHLSAWSVLVEGRNEGGRWVQELGQHLRLVGSALGLATLIGVPLAVWASGRERVALTVLGLANGVQTIPSLALLGLLIAPLSALATALPALRQLGISGIGIAPALSAMTLYALLPVVRNGIVALRGVPAGAVDAARGMGMTASQRFWRVQLPLALPVWLAGIRQAAVLLVGVAAVAALIGAGGLGTYIFKGLQSAAADLILLGAVPAAALALLVDAALRGLELLLGRRLGRVS